Within Diprion similis isolate iyDipSimi1 chromosome 11, iyDipSimi1.1, whole genome shotgun sequence, the genomic segment TTTACTCTCGCGGGTCATCTGTCCCTTGGACGTACGGTTTGAGGTCACGCACGTGGATGTTTCGTATGTGTTATGTTCTGCAAATGAAAGCACTCGAATTTtcgtatattatgtatttattatggTATTAATTCCGGTTGTTCGCATGACGGTTGCACCGGACGACACTGCTTGTCTCGGGATATTGTCGTTATGGTGTGTGTCTGTTTCGGAGCAAGTGAGTgtatgtgtgtttgtgttcgtgtgtgtacatacattacaTCTCTCCCCTCTAGTAAACGTTTAATCAACGATTATAgttccttttcattttctttctcagtGGGTAACGATGTTCTGTTTTTTTATCACTCGTTTCCTTTATCTTCACTGATGACTTCTGTTTCTCTTTCGTCCTTTATCTTAATCAGTTGGTTTACGTGTCGTTTGTGTATAAATccggtttctttttcttgcacCTCGTATGACAGTGGTCCGGTCTTTCGCTTTATAATTGCGCGTGCCCATTTCGGTCCATGTTTGCTGTGGTACAGTCTCATGCGGACCTTTTGGTTAATTTTCAGATCTCGCGTTTCGTCTGGTGTTTCTGTCGTTCGAagcttttttgtttcagattttggtTTTATTAGATCGAGTgggatttttgattttcattatttccgctGGAGTTAATCCCGTAGTTGTCGATGGCGTTGTATGCTGCTTCAAAAGAAATCTGCTCAGTTTTTCTTCCCAATTTCTTTCGATCaatatcttgaaatttttttgttgttgtttgcaCTGCTTTTTCAGCTAGTCCGTTTGCCGCTGGATGATACGGTGCAACGAAAATTTGCTCGATTCCGTTTCTTTTGGCGAATTCCGCCATTTCCGCTGACTTGAAAGGAGTACCGTTGTCGGAAACTAACATCTCAGGTGTTCCGAAAGTTGCGAAAATTCTCCTGAGTTCTTCAATTACCTTTTTTGAGACTGTGATGTAACTGCTTACTTCGATCCATTTGGAAGTCGCGTCCGCCACTATTAGGAAACTTTGACCTTGGAAAGGTCCTGCAAAATCTATATGTATTCGTGTCCACGGATTTTCAGGaatttcccaattttttaCCGGTGCTCGCGGAGGATTGTTTCTGTTGTCCTGGCACCTGTCGCAGTTGTTAATCAATGCTTCGATATCCTCGTCGATACCAGGCCACCATGCATAAGAGCGTGCATATGCTTTTGTTGCCACTATTCCGCTGTGGTTTAGGTGCAGGTACTTTAAAATTTCACGTCGAAAGGTTTTTGGTACGACTATTCTGTCGCCTCGTACAATGCAGCCTTCTTGAATAGTCAGTTCGTTCCTTTTGACCCAAAAATTCTTTACGATTCTTGAGGTTTTCTTTGGCCAACCCTTTTTCATGTAGGTTTTTATTTGCTTCAGAGTTTTGTCTTTTTCAGTTTCTTGTCTTATTTCTTCAGCCGAGATCGGATTTCTGGTGATCCCTTCCAGCATCAGCACATTTGCAACCTCTTCGTCTTCTGTTGCTTCTTCTGGAAGTGGGAATCTTGATAGCATGTCCACGTTTCCATGTTTCTTTTC encodes:
- the LOC124412791 gene encoding uncharacterized protein K02A2.6-like; the encoded protein is MGRHGATNFDKPKKKLMGSEVLTHYDDKLPIMVSADASPIEIGAVLAHEMPDSSEKTIEYSSKTLNETLNETQRNYSQLEREALALIKATEHFHQYLAGRKFKLITDHKPLLGIFNQKSKRSQTLSLKLERYKRTLSAYEYELIHRPEKKHGNVDMLSRFPLPEEATEDEEVANVLMLEGITRNPISAEEIRQETEKDKTLKQIKTYMKKGWPKKTSRIVKNFWVKRNELTIQEGCIVRGDRIVVPKTFRREILKYLHLNHSGIVATKAYARSYAWWPGIDEDIEALINNCDRCQDNRNNPPRAPVKNWEIPENPWTRIHIDFAGPFQGQSFLIVADATSKWIEVSSYITVSKKVIEELRRIFATFGTPEMLVSDNGTPFKSAEMAEFAKRNGIEQIFVAPYHPAANGLAEKAVQTTTKKFQDIDRKKLGRKTEQISFEAAYNAIDNYGINSSGNNENQKSHSI